One window of the Arthrobacter sp. D5-1 genome contains the following:
- the tyrS gene encoding tyrosine--tRNA ligase — MSHVNNLESQHNDPAFANVWQELKWRGLIHVSTDETELEKLLAGDPITYYCGFDPTAPSLHLGNLVQLLVMRRLQLAGHKPLGLVGGSTGLIGDPRPTAERTLNTKDTVAEWVGYLQGQVRRFLSFEGENPARMVNNLDWTAPLTAIDFLREIGKHFRVGTMLRKDAVASRLNSDEGISYTEFSYQILQGMDYLQLFRDYGCALQTGGSDQWGNLTSGTELIRKVEGKSVHALGTPLITNSDGTKFGKSEGNAIWLDPDMCSPYAFYQFWLNTADADVVDRLKVFTFLSRAEIEALGEAVAERPFAREGQKKLAFEVTSLVHGVEATEKVIAASAALFGNGDLTVLDERTLEAATAELPLATIGTDGLGIIDLLVASGLSDSKSAARRTVGEGGAYVNNTKVSDPDAVIAQDQLLHGRYLLLRRGKKNLATIEVSA, encoded by the coding sequence GTGTCACACGTAAACAACCTCGAGTCCCAGCACAACGATCCCGCTTTTGCCAATGTCTGGCAGGAGCTCAAATGGCGCGGCCTGATCCACGTTTCCACCGATGAAACGGAACTGGAAAAGCTGCTCGCCGGGGACCCGATCACGTATTACTGTGGCTTCGATCCCACCGCGCCCTCCCTGCACCTGGGCAACCTTGTGCAGTTGCTGGTGATGCGACGCCTGCAGTTGGCAGGCCACAAGCCGCTCGGCCTGGTGGGTGGGTCCACTGGCCTGATCGGTGACCCACGTCCGACGGCGGAACGCACCTTGAACACCAAGGACACCGTTGCTGAGTGGGTTGGTTACCTGCAGGGCCAGGTGCGCCGCTTCCTCAGTTTCGAGGGCGAAAACCCGGCCCGCATGGTGAACAACCTGGACTGGACGGCGCCGCTGACTGCTATCGACTTCCTGCGTGAAATCGGCAAGCACTTCCGTGTGGGCACCATGCTCCGCAAGGATGCTGTGGCGTCCCGCCTGAACTCCGACGAAGGCATCAGCTACACCGAATTCAGCTACCAGATCCTGCAGGGCATGGACTACCTCCAACTCTTCCGGGATTACGGCTGCGCGCTGCAGACCGGCGGCTCTGACCAGTGGGGCAATCTCACCAGCGGAACCGAACTGATCCGCAAGGTGGAAGGCAAGAGCGTCCACGCATTGGGGACGCCGCTGATCACCAACTCCGATGGCACCAAGTTCGGCAAGAGCGAAGGGAACGCCATCTGGCTGGACCCGGACATGTGCAGCCCGTACGCGTTCTACCAGTTCTGGCTCAACACGGCGGACGCGGATGTTGTGGACCGCCTCAAGGTCTTCACCTTCCTTTCGCGTGCAGAGATTGAGGCACTTGGAGAAGCTGTGGCGGAGCGTCCATTTGCCCGCGAGGGCCAGAAAAAGCTCGCTTTCGAAGTGACCTCGCTCGTTCATGGCGTCGAGGCAACGGAGAAGGTCATTGCAGCTTCGGCTGCACTCTTCGGCAACGGCGATCTCACAGTTCTGGATGAGCGAACCCTTGAAGCCGCCACCGCCGAACTTCCATTGGCGACGATCGGCACCGACGGTTTGGGGATCATCGACCTCCTGGTTGCCTCGGGTCTGTCCGACAGCAAGTCGGCTGCCCGCCGGACCGTAGGGGAGGGCGGCGCGTATGTGAACAACACCAAGGTCTCCGATCCCGATGCAGTCATTGCCCAGGATCAACTGCTGCACGGACGGTACTTGCTCCTCCGGCGTGGCAAGAAAAACCTTGCGACCATTGAGGTTTCTGCTTAG